From Arachis hypogaea cultivar Tifrunner chromosome 3, arahy.Tifrunner.gnm2.J5K5, whole genome shotgun sequence:
aattttcaattttattaatactTCCTCATGAACCCTAATATCTCATACattcatactaaaaaaaataaacatctaaaaaactaaaaaaagcgcttcatgttttggttttcttATTTCACCTTCAACTCTCAAAAGAACGTCTCTCACTCTCAATTCTCATACTCaaactctttctcttctctcGGTCTCATTCAAGTCTTGTCTCTTTCACACTCACCGGCGTCTCAACGTCTCGCGACATTCTTTGGACTCCTCATCGCAGGCGACAGAAACAACTTGTCGGGTTGTCGTTGCTCGTCGTCTTCTGATTTCGGGTCCTCGCCATCGTTGAGTCGCCGTAGATCGTGGACCGTCGTGGGATCATCACTTGCTAGTTGCCAactactatttattttataggaACCGAATATCATGATTCAATTCCTAGcttctgttttaatttttcttttcagaTGGGATTAAGGTCATTAATCATAATCACTTTAAAATATGTGATTCTGTTTTCACgttttcaaattttcttagaATGTGAAAAACTGGTATATGTGATTGTGGAGTAACATAGATGGTTCCtttgcataaaataaaaacttttgtAAAATCTTATTATCTGTTTTAAGGCTTTCATCATCGTTCATTTTTTTTCCGACTATGATTGCAGAACTGCCACAGAATACACCCTCCCACGCAGAAGTGATTTCTATTTTCAACCCACGTTTAGTAAAAGCTACAAATTATAGCTTTTCAGTTCACCTTTTCACATTGAGTTGAAATCTATGTTATATGTACTAATTAtgtcctttattattttttttataatatttctttCTAATACTCTTTtatgcatattattattttttataaaatttctgttttttttatttatatgagttcttttactgttattattatttttttttattttgtattataattCTATTAGTTCTATTAGAGTACTAAAAAATACTGAGAGTaccaaaaaagaatattaaaaattatttaaatatttaaaataaaattataagataatataaaataattatttaaattaatatctttttctgtaatttttttaaaagtaattctGAATAATGTAATTCAAACAATATTTAGTTTATTATAatccatttaaataaaaatgaccaAACATAAACACACACTATGTACCCAACTAATgtttatagatttttttaataaattctgaTGAATGGTCCCAATTTCCTAAAGAGTCAGGCTTATATGCACATTTTCATCCTAAACATTTAGTTTAAAATGCCTGAACTCTAAAAGAAGGATTTTGTTAATAaatatcttaaaaattttgatttttcaatataaaaagggtgTTTTAAATGTacttaattaatgcataaataaaatataagttgATATTACGTTGTACATCTTAAATTACAAATAATACAACACTTTGTACAATGAGAATAAAACCTTTCTTCATATCAGTCAGACAAAGTATAAGATGTGAGCTATATTCACCTTTGTATATTTTGACAAGACATGCttaatttttcattttctctaCAGTTTTTATACACAAAGCAACACCGAAGTGAGTGAAGCACGTATGACCAAGGCTCCATTCCTCCAAAGCTAAAATTGAGTTCATCTCAAGGGTTTTGACACTTCAATTAGAACCTTCTGAAACTGTTCATTCAAGTCATCAAGTGATCCAGTGTTATTTGTCACTATATCTGCTTTATTTCTCTTCACATCAAGTGGCCATTTGAGGATTAATCCTGTTCCTAGCATCCTCTTCATTTTATTTGTCTCTCCCCATGAGTCTCTTTCTCTGTGTTTCAAGATCAATCCACACAACTATAATTGGCTTTGTGAACTTGTCCATCTTAGCCTCAAACAACAAGGGGACATCAAGAACAATAACCTTGTATCCCTTCAGCCCAGCTTGacaacttcccaaaagattcaaGAGGATATATGGGAGCCCATAATCTAAAACATGATCACAacgaaaattcaaaagaaattcaACAAACTAATCCAAAAAATGATGCATTTTAGGAATGATTGAATTGAAAATACTAGTTATGGGTTAAGAAGGAAaaagtttggtaacaaaaaattttcagccaTAATTagctaaaaatttttataatttactttatttatatcacttaataacaattttattttttttatttcactctCTTATCATTTTACTTATTATATCTTTATCAATTCtacttattaatgatattaattataatattatattcctTACTAGTAGGCATTCTtgtaatcaatatttaatattccttttataatttaacttttatatttaagaatacattaaatattagtaataataataataataagaatggaCGGTAATGATAATATACATTAATTGAGTTAATTACACTTGATTCTTTGTTTCCCTTAAGGCATTTAATATCAATCAATGGAAATACGAAAAAATGAttaattctttgttttcattAAGGTATTTACTTGCACTTGATTCTTTGTAATATATACTTTTCATGAATTTaattatgatcattcaaaaatcATGACTATAATACCATTGCAAGTGAATGGTGTATAAGTCGAGAAATTTTACAAATAATATGACATTTGAATTCGAcctttataattatattgtatactaactaagttcatacacataacattcatacatatatatataacatccataattacatacaactaacatctaaaaattaaattcatgtttattagatattacatctatacacatatcattttttagttattgcatatGTAAATATAAAGTTAACATagatgttttttaaattttatcataattgaatttaaaaaaatatcaaattcttaaattaatttagtcaattgataaatttacacATAATATCTAtaaattcatacacataacatccataatttcatgttaataacattcataatttgtatttataatatttataatttcatacctataatgtttataattaataaatttttataattaatattatcaaattttaaactatacatcttattatatttttcaaattatcttatATGTGCACTAATAGaccatgattttaattattttaatatttttatttaatgttcatatgtatgcttatttattgattttaatatgacgagttaataactatttttaaaaaattattttttaatttttgtttatattttattttttattttttattttttaatcgtctatatgtaaaatataagttgTATACTAGAAGTTGTTAaacctttttaatttaatttctatatttttatagaGAATTATTGCATTTTAATGGATAAGAATGTGATTGAGAGATGTTAGGGATTTGATTTGGaagaatttgaaattaattttgaaaagaacaTTAATAACTCTAAACATGCAGCAAAATAGTAGGTGAtaagtgataaaaaaaaataaataataaaaaaatatatatcatttacttatcaaaagaataaaattttttatataatatttttatattataattattttttgactACCTAGTATCACCTGTTAAAAATTATGAAGTCTTCAACTTTATCCTACTCTAACCTTAGAAAATTGACAAAATCTAGGATCTAAATTAAATTACTAAAAGAAGTAGCTTTGAGCAATGAATATATGCAAAATTGTTTAAGAAATTTCTtgtaaactaaaagaaaaagagtaagattTGATAACCGATTGAGAAATTGGCACTTGTCAGGATTGGTAAAAATAATCTGGCCAAGCATGGGTCTATTGACTTCTCCATTTTCACGAAAGACAAAACGATCCATGTCCAAAAAAAAGGACACTTCGACcctcaacttttttattttggaacaatACGATCCctctatttaaaaaattatttaaataataataaaaattgattttgtgggggtatttatttgtattttgtaggGGTTTTAAATCTCCGCAAACTATTAATaagtttgtttttaaaaaattcattcaCCAATAGTGGTTAAGTGAAGAAAAACTATCAATGAAAATGATGCCACAAAAAAGTAATAATTGTAGTACAAAtactttttaaaagaaaaaataacatcaaataagaaataaaaaaaaaactttaatgttgataatattgGTATTAGTAATGATGATGGTAGaggagataatgatgatgataaatcaataaaaataatagaagtatgagcgataataatgatgatgaaaaaggtaGGGGTAGTAATTACCtatattattgaaaataattttgtgaaGGTTTAAAATcctacaaaatacaaataaaattcccacaaaactaatttctattattatttaaataaatttcttAGCAGAGGAATCGTATTGTCTCAAAATAAAAAGATCGAGGGTCAAAGTGTCCCTTTTTTTTAGACAGGAATCATTTTGTCCTTCATAAAAACGGACAATGATCATATTAAGTGTTTACTCGTGTTTTAGATGTGTATTGTTTTAGTATGAATGTACGAGAGACTAGGGTTCATCAATTTATGAGAGAGCATCAATAAGATTGAACAATTTTTTTAGTGTTGATGGATAATTAAAAGTGTTTTgtgttattttaaaattattataaaactaaatttagttgaattttaaaatttaattaatttaaataagtaattttggttcgatataaaaaaagaatgtttagattctttttaaaattaaataattttttttgttttactaaattataagaatattttaataaatttattgatattatatatatatatatattttttttttaaaaagtaaatattaaTATAGATAATATAATTCACGTGTCTTTTTGTTATTTGTTTATGTTTATATTATATCAATATGTATGAATTTATCATAGTATAGTAACAAATATAAAGATGTAAAGAATGCGGATTATAATTATTCATGTATAATATTTCGTCATGTGTATACATAAATTATGTGTAACGTGTTCAAATTACACTAATGTACGTGCATATGTGTGCAAAAacgaatagaaaataaaaaatttgatacgTTGATTGGAGAAGATATATAAATATTGTTATATTTCTAATGTTTTATgctgttttttttaattaataaaattaaactttacttttttaaataattaaagttttaatattatatcataaaattattcttttaaaacgtaaattaataaataaaaatatataaataattatattttaacattaaataattatttgcCAAAATTAGTTAGACCTTCTAACAATCTttgttatcaatttaaatttaactttCAGATATGGGCGATATTTATGTGATGAAAaaagattttctatttttttttttttttttttgataagatGAGAAAAAGGAGACTTCAACAACTATCGagcttataatttttataatgcatgagtttttattattttgatttaaagGTAATTAGCCAATTaggtatttattattttattttattattttttattttaaaaaatattaatctatATTGGATTAGCTAAATTTAATATTTGCAGTTACGCTTAATTATTTATTGAaatgttatttatataataaattaaaaatagttcaaatttatttatactagacAACTTTTAATTGGTGATATATGTAAATAATTTGtaaatctaattttaaatttaacctTTTTGATAATTTTAGGGAGAAAATGAGATaagaaaaagtataaataaagaattcatttttaatttgttagtattAACCAATTAgctttaagatttataatttaaaatttaaatttagaattttatagtttaaaatttaaaatttaaaataaaaaaataattttaaaaagttagttgatgttaattaaaaaaagttaattcaCTAACATTACTCTATTGACAAACGCTACTCTATTCTTTTTGATGGACTTAGCGGTTTGTGATATTTAGATTCATGAGTGGAACACAAAATAGTAACaccttttgtattttttgttcttGTGTAGATAATTTGTCTTAGGTATGTCTTGTTATTTTAAGGGGGATGtcgttctgttttttttttttttttcatatgagatATAGAATATTAGACGAGTGTGATACCTATAAAAAGCATTCTGAAACTCAAACTAACTAAGGATTCaataaaatctaattttaaagTGTTGTTATAAGTGTTTAGATGTCTTttaccttttatttatttatcttatataaattataagttaataatcaaattaattcttaaaaaaaatttaatttttaaattgatgttcaaaagattttttaatcaaaattctcttttaaaaattttaaattagttatattagttcttttttcactttttttttatcaatgatgtcaaaatttattaatgtgcTATGTTTAAATGACACTACAACATATACCTAAGaatcttaattgactattaatataataaatttataaaattagatcaaatcaaaacctaattgagGAGAGAACTTGAGGTATTAGaatttcttaatttaaaaattatttgatctaattttataaattaattatgttaatagTCTATTAAGACTACTAAATGTGTGTTGTGATATTAATTACTTAACGTATTATATTAATAAACTCTGAtaccaataataataaaagtgaCGGAAGaacactaatttaaaatttttgaatgacgaatttaattaaaaaaattaaaaaaataatttaaaaaataagtaattttttggAGACTAACTTAATTATTTACTTAATAAACTATCATCTGATGATTTGACCGTTATGTGGTATAATTCAATTTTCGAATTATATGTAACAACTATTTTAGTGATGACAACCGTCAAATGTACGTGTTGCTCTTCTCAATTAATCTTTAactaattttttgaaatattaatgaGCATGTGTAGATAGAGATGGCAACAGAACGATAGGTGTGgattagtttttgttttattcAATTCCGTTCTCTATAATTAATTTGCATAGAATTCGTTTCGCTTCTGTTTGTGGGTAGTAAAAAATTAAACCTTAATCTATTTTTGTGGGTACTTGCCTAATCCTTACCTGTTCGActatttctataattattaaaaataataaataaaattacattttaaaatttatataaccatcatctcATAcgtaatataaattaaagtaaaatttttaatatgatatgatattattaattattttacatatattagacatattatatattattttattatatattagacATATTACCTAAACCTGGTCCTGTCCTATCCTGCTCAAAAATTCGTCTCGCTAAAAATTTGCGCAAAACAGATAGAGGGTGGATACCCGCGAATTTAAGTGGCGTTGCCATCCTTATATATAGGAATCACAGTGCAATTATATTGAGagttttaacatatattttaactactttttttatttataaattgtaattgtcgaattataaatatagaatttaattttaatgtattaataatgtaaaatacacaattatataatcataattactcttttgaatgactatttacataattaatataaaaaataattaattttttaaatataacgttatataattagatacatatagatacatatgtaaaataattttatactgataatatattaaaattaaattcataaatatgATTGCCAAATTATGCACAACAAAGTTAGTGTCATTTATGGTAAATTTTGTGGTGTAGAGTGATTGTCTTTCTACATATATAGAAATGCAgtgtctatttttttattatgctaAGTGTATATgagaaaaaactaaaaatgaCACCTTACGTAAATGTTCAGATGCAATAATGAAATTGAATGTTCTCACTACTTGAAGGATTAGTAAATAgtaacatttttaaatttaattaaatttaggtGGGTTAATTAAAGTGAGAGGATAAGAATAATAAACTTAGGTGAATTGGACTTTTTTTTAGATTGGTTATTGGtatagaaataaacaaaaatattcctATTCTTATTTCATAGTTCTTTCTTATTTTGACGCTTAATCATTATATTATTGTGTGAATAATTAATATGAAtccaaatattttcttttttgatttttcCATAATaacaattatttaaattttaaactcattATTCAACTGATTTatgctatcatattttttttatagcaCTAATAGTTATGAAGAAAGAATGGATAGCAAATGAAGTCATGAAAAACAGCATCTTACCTGCATTCACTTTATAAAGTTTGAAATATGAATAGGAAATCATATACTCTATTGCACGTGGACTAAGATTTACAATACATGTCACATGGTATAATAAGAAGCATTCACATGCATGTACtatgattttttttgtgtttctttatttttaattattgattttaattaaaaatatattataattaaaattaacaattattaaaattaattttatgattgaaattaataattaaaaatactgaAATATTTCATATCCTGATACATGCGGGATGTTTTTGtagtatattatttttatatgtactAATTTTATTAACGTGACACAAtgacatttaataataataataataataataataataataataataatatgaccgtaatatttttttaaaaaagttgtaAAAGAAGTTAAATGAATTTCTACTATTAATTGAGCATATATAAAAAAGATGCTTTGTTAAATACTTATATATCTCGTTAAAATATAAtgatatcaaaattttaatatacCAATTTAACAATCATAATATGTAATTTGAATGGAATATATCAAACAATTCATTATAAAGATAATTGGTATAAACATTTTTTCGCATGAAGATACATAACAGTAATTAGACTTTTTCAAAGTATTGTTTCTAGAGTTACAATTCGATTTTAACTATAGATCTTTcgtattttatacaaaatttcgCTGTTAAATGACTCAGATCTcagtaatataataaataataaaaaaaacaaaataaaaagtcaTAATCTGAAATTATTTGGAGTCATTTTTATTGACCCATATTTTATTCACCACAATAAtcaatctaaaaaaaattcaactcgCTAAAGTCTATTGTCCTCTTATTCTCTCACTTTAATTAACCCAcctaaatttaattcaatttaaaaatgttACTAATTCTTCAAGTGATGAAAATAGTAAAGGCCACTGTTACATCTGAACATTTATGGTAAAGTGAAGTTCTCTCTCATATACACTGGGCATAATAAAAGAGTAAACACTACATTTTTACACATATAGAAAGACAGTCACTACTTCTACCCCATATAATTCACTGCCATTTATTTATGAGTCAAAAGAACTCCAGAGATTTTTCTACCTAATTTCCTAATTATAATTTAAGAAAAATGACAAATATGTCTTTTAACCTTTTGATATGCAGATATTTAagttttttagaatttgaaaatacatttaattctttattttttaaaatatggacTTATCGATTTCTCATGTTCATTTAAGTTCttgatcttttcaaaatttggacTTATCGATCTCTCATGTTCATTTAGGTCTGTCAGACTCAATAGAAAAATCAAATGTGACTCTCGCTGTACTGATCTGGTTGATACAGATGCACACgtgagaaaaattttaaaattggacaaATTAAACTCAGGAATCTAAtatgtttaaattttgaaaaagtcagaaatttaaatatatttttaaatttttagggacTTAAACATTTACAGACTAAAAAATCAAGAATCACTTTGTCATTTTTTCTATAACCGTAAGGTAGAGTGACCACATTAATTTTAAACCCCAAACTATATGTAAGGACATGAGCCTGCATTATATATTTGTACAATGATGATAAATTTGAGATAGATTTTAAAAATCTATGAATAATTATGCCTAAAGATtacattatttttgaaaagttttatctCTGCGAAGAATCGTATCGTTTTAAAGAGTTATTTTTCTTCAAGAATATACTATTTATTTATAGAATATGTGCCTTAAGTACAAAAATCATAATATCAAAAACGTATAACAATAATTTATCTGCAGAAAAAAAATTCTTAGGTTTTGTAATCAAGAATaacttagtatttttattttaatctattaaTTATTGTatctgttagaatataattaggatcaattagaattatttagtatatctgaatatttattatagaatattacgtctttattattacgattctcttaactcatataaatacccttctatattgtatcgtTTGAGATAACTTGAatacattaaataatatataaatcttttctccagtttagtctcttgtttttaACAGTATCTACTATATATGTACGTAATAGAGGAAGAGCGATTCATAATGGTGAGTAGTACGTTTTGAAAACGTTTTACTGACGCGCGTGTCTTTACATTCGAGTGGAGGAATAAAATATGCGTGTGTTTTGTTGGATTTGGCCCAATTTATAAGACTTGTAAATAAAAAAGGCTTGTATGTATAATATAGCCGTAGATAGTATATGAAAATTTGATACATGAAATCAAAACGAATAtctgaattaattaattgaaaggaTAGTGGTACACACACATATAGTGACACAACATAGTCCACATTCATAGTGTGGAGTACTTAGTTGTGGACTCTCTATTATTTATCCATGCTCGATTACAAACTTCAACAATCATCTGTATTGAATAGCACAATGCTAGTAGTAAAActtttaaaaggaaaaagaaaaaaataaattgtacttAGTCCAAGCTTAATTATCCGTACACCGGCGGTGGGGGTGAGTTATAGAGGTAGGGATGATATGGCGGAGGTGATGGAGACGGTGGGGGTGGGGATTTGTATATATAATGAGGAGGTGGTGAATATGATGGTGGTGGCGGTGACTTGTAAACATATGGTGGAGGAGGTGATGGAGAAGGTGGAGGTGGAGATTTATATATGTATGGAGGAGGTGGTGAAGGTGATGGCGGAGGCGGTGACTTGTATATATAGGGAGGTGGAGGCGAAGGAGAAGGTGGAGGTGGAGACTTGTAAATATATGGTGGAGGAGGCGAAGGAGATGGTGGTGGAGGAGACTTGTAtacatatggaggtggtggtgatggtgaagGCGGAGGTGGAGACTTATAAATATATGGTGGAGGTGGTGAGGGAGATGGTGGAGGTGGAGACTTGTATATATATGGAGGAGGTGATGATGGAGACGGAGGAGGTGGAGACTTATAAacatatggtggtggtggtgatggagaTGGCGGGGGTGGAGAGTTGTAGACATACGGAGGAGGCGGTGGAGAGTTATAAAGATAGGGAGATGGAGGTGGAGATTTGTGGCCATAAGGAGGTAAAGAAGGTGGGAATTTGTAATGAAATGGTGGCGGTTTGTAGTAATAGGGAGGTGGATGTTCTTCATCATGATATGGCGGAGTTGGATGGGGATAAAAGTAGTATGGTGGTTGCTTCCCTTCATCAATGGCAGCAACGTTGTTAATAGCAATCAGACAAAATGCTAATGCATACATGATGAGTTGAGGCCAATGCCTTGGCCTCATTGAGGTTTCCATCTATCTTCTCTTAATCTCTTGTGTGTTTATAACTTTGAACACTTGTAGTCTTTTCTTCTTGCTTGGCAAAGTAAGGATTGTAATTCATCCTTTATATAGTGTTAGCATTCAATGGCAGCTTAGAGATAGATTACATGAAATGGATTAAAAAACTGCCCTAATAATGATTTAAAATGTCACCTAACACTGCagatgttaatattttttatatttcaacatcaaagtttaatttacaAAGTCAAGAAGAGTGCGTGCAAGGTATATAACTATGTATGATGATGGCATTTGGCTGAACAAGTACACGGTAGATTTGTTCAATATCTTTAGATAAAACGTGTTTTCGAGGATACAGCTcattcatatatgtatatattatttcaTTTTGAAATAGTTTTACACCACCCTTTATTTTTGTTGATATAAAAGTTAATTccataacttatttatatttttactctCATAAGAAGATTAATGTCCAACCATTTTAaacattttatattaaaaaataaaaaatattatttatataaatatatattgttgaacttaattttaatatatattttatattttaatatgtattttatattaataattaatttaatttagtgattgattttgatATACATGCATGTAATATACTCGTAAAAAAATTGCTGATGATTATTAgcaaaactaaattaattttctTCACAGCTGTTGTATGCTTAGATGCCGGTGGAGGTGATGATTTAGTGCTAAACTTATTACTACACATCTTTGTCAAATGTCATCAACAGGCTAACTACCACACCTGACAAATTGCACCGAAGAAAATTCCCTTGAGATCTGACTTGGTATATATAATAATCGCTATCTGTCGCTGTAAATAGCTACATTAATATTTGTTTTTCCCCGTTATTATAATAAGTTTAATTTGCTCAATTTTTCCTTTGATCACTTCCACCTTGTGACTTGGTTTATCTAAGATAGAAGAGTATGTGGGAAATTAAAGCTCTTGTAAGGTTATTGTAACTAAATTATGTATATGCGGAGTCTCCAGTTGACGGGGTAAATtaagttaatattattattttaagttgGGTTTATAACTTGTAATTctgttattttgtatatatagttTATCATTAGCTATCTTATAGGAATATAAAAcgagttaatatttaatttggccTCTAAATTTGTAATTCTAAATTTgtatgaaaattttaatttaattttttaaattttaattatttatatttagtttttaaacTTTGCAAACGTAATTTAATTGGTCTTTAGGATAATTTTTAACACATAAATATTAATAGAATATtgacataaataattaaatatcacactaaaatatataaaatgatgtagttttagttttgacatttaaataactaaaaaacGATATTGTATcacttattttaagagaaaatattttaataaatactacttatgatatttttaaattatttaaatatcaaaattaaaataactttGTTTTATAGAGTCTAATATGACGTCCAGCTATCCAAAACAGTTCATTAACGTCtatgtattaaaaaattatttttaatataaattacattcttaaaatttaaacactaaataaagacaattaaaattttaaagattaaattaaaatttgagtatacattaaaaaaccaaattaaatattatctcAACTTAGAACATGCATGTTAATTACTACTTTTGGTCATTcacaaatgttttttttttcaatcattcgTTTTGTCTTTTCGGCTATAAGATCGAGTCATTAATCTCATGTAATTTTCTGTTCTATAGAAACCTATTACATT
This genomic window contains:
- the LOC112788838 gene encoding uncharacterized protein encodes the protein METSMRPRHWPQLIMYALAFCLIAINNVAAIDEGKQPPYYFYPHPTPPYHDEEHPPPYYYKPPPFHYKFPPSLPPYGHKSPPPSPYLYNSPPPPPYVYNSPPPPSPSPPPPYVYKSPPPPSPSSPPPYIYKSPPPPSPSPPPPYIYKSPPPPSPSPPPPYVYKSPPPPSPSPPPPYIYKSPPPPSPSPPPPYIYKSPPPPSPSPPPPYIYKSPPPPSPSPPPPYVYKSPPPPSYSPPPHYIYKSPPPPSPSPPPYHPYLYNSPPPPVYG